Proteins from one Nerophis lumbriciformis linkage group LG08, RoL_Nlum_v2.1, whole genome shotgun sequence genomic window:
- the soul3 gene encoding heme-binding protein soul3, with the protein MDRGGCQMSGGGGGGGGDGGSDSSGMITLEDLESFSEDQLPDSGNGSLEEGETMEEDEGSDRLLHYWQDVARGHQVEVSNEMAEPIQQLTSNNNGRSNREHIPFTLLSQKEKCGELLYDKRHYEKGHWACIKMREDTYEQSICYGFMKIMRYICKQNSLGDYLGMSLPVLTVVRTNENHSAISQEVTVAYYLPTEHQAQPPQPQDSEIVIEVWPAAIVYTRSFTGPTNELTIINQINGMAELLESPGVCVNDSFIVAGYTNPAHSQRHNEIWFLERR; encoded by the exons ATGGACCGAGGTGGCTGTCAGATGAGCGGCGGCGGCGGGGGCGGTGGAGGCGACGGCGGGTCCGATAGCTCCGGCATGATCACCCTGGAGGACCTGGAGTCCTTCTCGGAGGACCAACTGCCAGACTCCGGTAATGGCAGTCTGGAGGAGGGCGAAACCATGGAGGAGGACGAAGGCTCCGACCGACTGCTGCATTACTGGCAAGACGTAGCCAGGGGACACCAGGTGGAAGTTTCAAACG AAATGGCAGAACCTATTCAACAGCTGACCTCTAACAACAACGGTCGCAGTAACAGAGAACACATCCCTTTCACCCTCCTTTCACAGAAAGAAAAG TGCGGGGAGCTGCTGTATGACAAGCGCCATTATGAGAAGGGCCACTGGGCTTGCATCAAGATGCGCGAGGACACATATGAGCAGAGCATCTGCTATGGTTTCATGAAGATAATGAGATACATCTGCAAGCAGAACTCTTTAG GTGACTACCTGGGTATGTCGCTGCCTGTCCTGACGGTGGTGCGCACAAACGAGAACCACTCGGCCATCTCTCAGGAAGTGACCGTGGCGTACTACTTGCCCACGGAACACCAGGCTCAGCCTCCGCAACCTCAGGACAGCGAAATCGTCATTGAGGTCTGGCCTGCCGCCATTGTGTACACTAG ATCCTTCACCGGCCCCACCAACGAGCTGACCATCATCAATCAGATAAACGGCATGGCTGAGCTGCTTGAGTCTCCTGGTGTGTGCGTCAACGACTCCTTCATAGTGGCCGGCTACACCAACCCGGCGCACAGCCAGCGCCACAACGAGATCTGGTTCCTAGAGCGTCGCTAA